In one Takifugu flavidus isolate HTHZ2018 chromosome 9, ASM371156v2, whole genome shotgun sequence genomic region, the following are encoded:
- the si:rp71-46j2.7 gene encoding uncharacterized protein si:rp71-46j2.7 isoform X2 encodes MFPWRLPIAVLLGLAWCFSDCVRAVAQYFLCFLFCFTAPLLVASSGRDGSTQTDGEAKESPPRESVEEDDVTDGEKCEQAEPLGSKYPHVFKSLQQVFECAYAQLVLPWYSVPEPREAQPLHRVLSREVDVVIDRIIERARHFDVCQAVVGSIRILTQHLHNAKQPDRELLFTSRTEEITVLREFSDALVRNLFSKSLWSHEVHRCALNEIVATKGLGLIVRWLSDPDNLNQLVVSQLDRVTPKSSVEDLCGSDLDLTSLASQEGDGSEVSFEESGSSTSTKTKTKTRANKIKQGWSKIVDKMKSKRAKKKKMKMVEAELVMRIMALQENEEDVSSREGSIHSLQESDRDSDLENYMTSVQEDMMEFKLSYEMWRVGRWAVSIPQAGLEDDELTFTVHVEEEESPENLQWDIKKTYMDVIHFRNRWQDSTSLPSITALASELEVNAEVNAEVTAEVTEDTRAAVERFLQELVSDHVIGHTQPVFQFLCPLDTLLNEDEHYGGVWGLLSGLAYFLTPGQEEEESSSPQTEGVKERPSLNPESTDPPEIPGTSSGKSNGVPGATIPTIIVSEYEPVPEQVEETKPEQEPRSAGTCSEDKTEDSDNPLTHFKMIFKGLSRSRSQESLSKTTSEEDPPQPDVSPRCGQNGAIRGETSEGSAWRHFNSRLNKKEKTTFKVLGGATKAKGREGGTLPRGEDSQCQKSQVNWEQMEATKAIFDLLKEISGNSILLNIFDAILKPVMPILKKKVNSFLDKMNPTEAQMASYIDLMCGKLWPEPPSAAAAAPRTEEEKSESRERAHGLISARYSNYIILKKTDMETVFNIFQNCEENKTLVYMLLSFLLRELFPDEHSLSLSAAALQKGTSCTH; translated from the exons ATGTTTCCATGGCGCCTCCCCATCGCCGTGCTCCTGGGCCTGGCGTGGTGTTTTTCTGACTGCGTCCGCGCCGTCGCGCAGTATTTTCTCTGTTTCCTCTTTTGCTTCACGGCGCCGCTGCTGGTGGCGAGCAGCGGCCGCGACGGCAGCACCCAGACGGATGGAGAGGCCAAGGAAAGCCCGCCGAGG gaaTCTGTCGAGGAGGACGACGTGACTGATGGAGAGAAGTGTGAGCAGGCGGAACCTCTGGGCTCCAAGTACCCACACGTCTTCAAGTCCCTGCAGCAAG TCTTTGAGTGCGCCTACGCTCAGCTCGTCCTGCCTTGGTACAGCGTCCCGGAGCCCCGCGAGGCCCAGCCGCTGCACCGGGTGCTCAGCAGGGAGGTGGACGTGGTGATCGACCGCATCATCGAGAGAGCGCGACACTTTGACGTGTGCCAGGCGGTCGTGGGTTCTATTCGCATTCTGACGCAACATTTGCATAACGCAAAGCAGCCTGACAG AGAACTCTTGTTCACTTCCAGAACTGAAGAGATTACAGTTCTTAGAGAGTTTTCTGATGCTCTGGTACGTAACCTTTTCTCCAAATCTCTGTGGAGCCATGAAGTCCACCGCTGTGCCTTAAATGAAATAGTTGCTACAAAGG GTTTGGGCTTAATAGTGAGGTGGCTCTCAGACCCCGACAACCTGAACCAGCTGGTGGTCAGCCAGCTGGACAGAGTGACCCCCAAAAGCTCAGTGGAGGACCTGTGTGGGTCCGATCTGGATTTGACCTCTCTGGCGTCGCAGGAGGGTGACGGCAGTGAAGT gAGCTTTGAGGAATCAGGTTCATCAACCAGCACCAAGACCAAGACCAAAactagag CCAACAAGATAAAACAAGGATGGTCAAAAATTGTCGACAAGATGAAATCCAAGAGagccaagaagaaaaagatgaagatggtggaggcggagctggTGATGCGAATCATGGCGCTCCAGGAAAACGAGGAGGACGTCAGCAGCAGGGAGGGCTCCATTCACAGTCTGCAGGAGTCTGACAGG GACAGCGATCTGGAGAATTACATGACAAGTGTCCAGGAAGACATGATGGAATTCAAGCTGTCGTACGAGATGTGGCGCGTGGGCCGCTGGGCTGTCAGCATTCCTCAA GCCGGTCTGGAGGATGATGAGCTGACCTTCACCGTgcacgtggaggaggaggagagcccaGAGAACCTGCAGTGGGACATCAAGAAGACCTACATGGACGTTATCCACTTCCGGAACAGGTGGCAG gACTCGACCAGCTTGCCAAGCATTACAGCGCTGGCGTCTGAGCTGGAGGTCAACGCCGAGGTCAACGCCGAGGTCACCGCCGAGGTCACCGAAGACACCAGAGCAGCTGTGGAACGCTTCCTGCAG GAATTAGTTTCTGATCATGTGATCGGACACACTCAGCCGgtcttccagttcctctgcCCTCTTGACACACTGCTGAATGAAGATGAGCACTATGGAGGCGTTTGGGGCCTCCTCAGCGGTTTGGCCTACTTCCTGACTCCAggtcaggaggaagaagag AGCTCCAGTCCTCAGACAGAGGGGGTGAAAGAAAGACCCTCTTTAAATCCAGAATCCACTGACCCTCCTGAGATCCCAGGAACCTCTTCAGGGAAGAGCAACGGCGTTCCAGGCGCTACGATCCCGACTATAATCGTCTCGGAGTATGAACCTGTTccagagcaggtggaggaaaCGAAGCCTGAGCAGGAGCCTCGGTCAGCAGGAACCTGCTCGGAGGATAAAACGGAGGATTCTGACAATCCCCTGACCCactttaaaatgatatttaaaGGACTGAGCAGGTCCCGCTCTCAAGAGTCCTTGAGCAAAACCACCAGCGAAGAAGACCCGCCCCAGCCGGACGTCTCGCCACGCTGCGGCCAGAACGGCGCGATCCGTGGGGAAACCTCTGAAGGCTCTGCCTGGCGTCACTTCAATTCGCGTTtaaacaaaaaggagaaaacgACGTTCAAGGTGTTGGGTGGAGCTACCAAGGCTAAAGGCAGAGAAGGTGGGACTTTGCCAAGAGGGGAAGACTCCCAGTGTCAAAAAAGCCAGGTCAACTGGGAGCAAATGGAGGCGACCAAAGCCATATTTGATCTGCTAAAGGAAATATCTG GAAACTCCATCCTTCTCAACATATTCGATGCCATTCTGAAACCCGTCATGCCCATCCTGAAAAA GAAAGTGAACTCCTTCCTGGACAAGATGAACCCCACCGAAGCGCAGATGGCCTCTTACATCGACCTGATGTGTGGGAAACTGTGGCCGGAGCCTCCTTCAGCGGCAGCTGCTGCCCCTCGCaccgaggaggagaagagcgagAGCAGGGAGAGAGCTCACGGTCTCATCAGTGCCAGAT ATTCCAACTACATCATCCTGAAGAAGACGGATATGGAAACTGTTTTTAACATCTTCCAAAACTGTGAGGAGAATAAAACACTGGTGTAT ATGCTCCTGTCATTCCTGTTGAGGGAACTATTTCCTGATGAACACTCCCTGAGTCTGAGCGCGGCTGCCCTTCAGAAGGGAACCAGCTGCACACACTGA
- the si:rp71-46j2.7 gene encoding uncharacterized protein si:rp71-46j2.7 isoform X3 has translation MFPWRLPIAVLLGLAWCFSDCVRAVAQYFLCFLFCFTAPLLVASSGRDGSTQTDGEAKESPPRESVEEDDVTDGEKCEQAEPLGSKYPHVFKSLQQVFECAYAQLVLPWYSVPEPREAQPLHRVLSREVDVVIDRIIERARHFDVCQAVVGSIRILTQHLHNAKQPDRELLFTSRTEEITVLREFSDALVRNLFSKSLWSHEVHRCALNEIVATKGLGLIVRWLSDPDNLNQLVVSQLDRVTPKSSVEDLCGSDLDLTSLASQEGDGSEVSFEESGSSTSTKTKTKTRANKIKQGWSKIVDKMKSKRAKKKKMKMVEAELVMRIMALQENEEDVSSREGSIHSLQESDREDSDLENYMTSVQEDMMEFKLSYEMWRVGRWAVSIPQAGLEDDELTFTVHVEEEESPENLQWDIKKTYMDVIHFRNRWQDSTSLPSITALASELEVNAEVNAEVTAEVTEDTRAAVERFLQELVSDHVIGHTQPVFQFLCPLDTLLNEDEHYGGVWGLLSGLAYFLTPGQEEEESSSPQTEGVKERPSLNPESTDPPEIPGTSSGKSNGVPGATIPTIIVSEYEPVPEQVEETKPEQEPRSAGTCSEDKTEDSDNPLTHFKMIFKGLSRSRSQESLSKTTSEEDPPQPDVSPRCGQNGAIRGETSEGSAWRHFNSRLNKKEKTTFKVLGGATKAKGREGNSILLNIFDAILKPVMPILKKKVNSFLDKMNPTEAQMASYIDLMCGKLWPEPPSAAAAAPRTEEEKSESRERAHGLISARYSNYIILKKTDMETVFNIFQNCEENKTLVYMLLSFLLRELFPDEHSLSLSAAALQKGTSCTH, from the exons ATGTTTCCATGGCGCCTCCCCATCGCCGTGCTCCTGGGCCTGGCGTGGTGTTTTTCTGACTGCGTCCGCGCCGTCGCGCAGTATTTTCTCTGTTTCCTCTTTTGCTTCACGGCGCCGCTGCTGGTGGCGAGCAGCGGCCGCGACGGCAGCACCCAGACGGATGGAGAGGCCAAGGAAAGCCCGCCGAGG gaaTCTGTCGAGGAGGACGACGTGACTGATGGAGAGAAGTGTGAGCAGGCGGAACCTCTGGGCTCCAAGTACCCACACGTCTTCAAGTCCCTGCAGCAAG TCTTTGAGTGCGCCTACGCTCAGCTCGTCCTGCCTTGGTACAGCGTCCCGGAGCCCCGCGAGGCCCAGCCGCTGCACCGGGTGCTCAGCAGGGAGGTGGACGTGGTGATCGACCGCATCATCGAGAGAGCGCGACACTTTGACGTGTGCCAGGCGGTCGTGGGTTCTATTCGCATTCTGACGCAACATTTGCATAACGCAAAGCAGCCTGACAG AGAACTCTTGTTCACTTCCAGAACTGAAGAGATTACAGTTCTTAGAGAGTTTTCTGATGCTCTGGTACGTAACCTTTTCTCCAAATCTCTGTGGAGCCATGAAGTCCACCGCTGTGCCTTAAATGAAATAGTTGCTACAAAGG GTTTGGGCTTAATAGTGAGGTGGCTCTCAGACCCCGACAACCTGAACCAGCTGGTGGTCAGCCAGCTGGACAGAGTGACCCCCAAAAGCTCAGTGGAGGACCTGTGTGGGTCCGATCTGGATTTGACCTCTCTGGCGTCGCAGGAGGGTGACGGCAGTGAAGT gAGCTTTGAGGAATCAGGTTCATCAACCAGCACCAAGACCAAGACCAAAactagag CCAACAAGATAAAACAAGGATGGTCAAAAATTGTCGACAAGATGAAATCCAAGAGagccaagaagaaaaagatgaagatggtggaggcggagctggTGATGCGAATCATGGCGCTCCAGGAAAACGAGGAGGACGTCAGCAGCAGGGAGGGCTCCATTCACAGTCTGCAGGAGTCTGACAGG GAGGACAGCGATCTGGAGAATTACATGACAAGTGTCCAGGAAGACATGATGGAATTCAAGCTGTCGTACGAGATGTGGCGCGTGGGCCGCTGGGCTGTCAGCATTCCTCAA GCCGGTCTGGAGGATGATGAGCTGACCTTCACCGTgcacgtggaggaggaggagagcccaGAGAACCTGCAGTGGGACATCAAGAAGACCTACATGGACGTTATCCACTTCCGGAACAGGTGGCAG gACTCGACCAGCTTGCCAAGCATTACAGCGCTGGCGTCTGAGCTGGAGGTCAACGCCGAGGTCAACGCCGAGGTCACCGCCGAGGTCACCGAAGACACCAGAGCAGCTGTGGAACGCTTCCTGCAG GAATTAGTTTCTGATCATGTGATCGGACACACTCAGCCGgtcttccagttcctctgcCCTCTTGACACACTGCTGAATGAAGATGAGCACTATGGAGGCGTTTGGGGCCTCCTCAGCGGTTTGGCCTACTTCCTGACTCCAggtcaggaggaagaagag AGCTCCAGTCCTCAGACAGAGGGGGTGAAAGAAAGACCCTCTTTAAATCCAGAATCCACTGACCCTCCTGAGATCCCAGGAACCTCTTCAGGGAAGAGCAACGGCGTTCCAGGCGCTACGATCCCGACTATAATCGTCTCGGAGTATGAACCTGTTccagagcaggtggaggaaaCGAAGCCTGAGCAGGAGCCTCGGTCAGCAGGAACCTGCTCGGAGGATAAAACGGAGGATTCTGACAATCCCCTGACCCactttaaaatgatatttaaaGGACTGAGCAGGTCCCGCTCTCAAGAGTCCTTGAGCAAAACCACCAGCGAAGAAGACCCGCCCCAGCCGGACGTCTCGCCACGCTGCGGCCAGAACGGCGCGATCCGTGGGGAAACCTCTGAAGGCTCTGCCTGGCGTCACTTCAATTCGCGTTtaaacaaaaaggagaaaacgACGTTCAAGGTGTTGGGTGGAGCTACCAAGGCTAAAGGCAGAGAAG GAAACTCCATCCTTCTCAACATATTCGATGCCATTCTGAAACCCGTCATGCCCATCCTGAAAAA GAAAGTGAACTCCTTCCTGGACAAGATGAACCCCACCGAAGCGCAGATGGCCTCTTACATCGACCTGATGTGTGGGAAACTGTGGCCGGAGCCTCCTTCAGCGGCAGCTGCTGCCCCTCGCaccgaggaggagaagagcgagAGCAGGGAGAGAGCTCACGGTCTCATCAGTGCCAGAT ATTCCAACTACATCATCCTGAAGAAGACGGATATGGAAACTGTTTTTAACATCTTCCAAAACTGTGAGGAGAATAAAACACTGGTGTAT ATGCTCCTGTCATTCCTGTTGAGGGAACTATTTCCTGATGAACACTCCCTGAGTCTGAGCGCGGCTGCCCTTCAGAAGGGAACCAGCTGCACACACTGA
- the si:rp71-46j2.7 gene encoding uncharacterized protein si:rp71-46j2.7 isoform X1, which yields MFPWRLPIAVLLGLAWCFSDCVRAVAQYFLCFLFCFTAPLLVASSGRDGSTQTDGEAKESPPRESVEEDDVTDGEKCEQAEPLGSKYPHVFKSLQQVFECAYAQLVLPWYSVPEPREAQPLHRVLSREVDVVIDRIIERARHFDVCQAVVGSIRILTQHLHNAKQPDRELLFTSRTEEITVLREFSDALVRNLFSKSLWSHEVHRCALNEIVATKGLGLIVRWLSDPDNLNQLVVSQLDRVTPKSSVEDLCGSDLDLTSLASQEGDGSEVSFEESGSSTSTKTKTKTRANKIKQGWSKIVDKMKSKRAKKKKMKMVEAELVMRIMALQENEEDVSSREGSIHSLQESDREDSDLENYMTSVQEDMMEFKLSYEMWRVGRWAVSIPQAGLEDDELTFTVHVEEEESPENLQWDIKKTYMDVIHFRNRWQDSTSLPSITALASELEVNAEVNAEVTAEVTEDTRAAVERFLQELVSDHVIGHTQPVFQFLCPLDTLLNEDEHYGGVWGLLSGLAYFLTPGQEEEESSSPQTEGVKERPSLNPESTDPPEIPGTSSGKSNGVPGATIPTIIVSEYEPVPEQVEETKPEQEPRSAGTCSEDKTEDSDNPLTHFKMIFKGLSRSRSQESLSKTTSEEDPPQPDVSPRCGQNGAIRGETSEGSAWRHFNSRLNKKEKTTFKVLGGATKAKGREGGTLPRGEDSQCQKSQVNWEQMEATKAIFDLLKEISGNSILLNIFDAILKPVMPILKKKVNSFLDKMNPTEAQMASYIDLMCGKLWPEPPSAAAAAPRTEEEKSESRERAHGLISARYSNYIILKKTDMETVFNIFQNCEENKTLVYMLLSFLLRELFPDEHSLSLSAAALQKGTSCTH from the exons ATGTTTCCATGGCGCCTCCCCATCGCCGTGCTCCTGGGCCTGGCGTGGTGTTTTTCTGACTGCGTCCGCGCCGTCGCGCAGTATTTTCTCTGTTTCCTCTTTTGCTTCACGGCGCCGCTGCTGGTGGCGAGCAGCGGCCGCGACGGCAGCACCCAGACGGATGGAGAGGCCAAGGAAAGCCCGCCGAGG gaaTCTGTCGAGGAGGACGACGTGACTGATGGAGAGAAGTGTGAGCAGGCGGAACCTCTGGGCTCCAAGTACCCACACGTCTTCAAGTCCCTGCAGCAAG TCTTTGAGTGCGCCTACGCTCAGCTCGTCCTGCCTTGGTACAGCGTCCCGGAGCCCCGCGAGGCCCAGCCGCTGCACCGGGTGCTCAGCAGGGAGGTGGACGTGGTGATCGACCGCATCATCGAGAGAGCGCGACACTTTGACGTGTGCCAGGCGGTCGTGGGTTCTATTCGCATTCTGACGCAACATTTGCATAACGCAAAGCAGCCTGACAG AGAACTCTTGTTCACTTCCAGAACTGAAGAGATTACAGTTCTTAGAGAGTTTTCTGATGCTCTGGTACGTAACCTTTTCTCCAAATCTCTGTGGAGCCATGAAGTCCACCGCTGTGCCTTAAATGAAATAGTTGCTACAAAGG GTTTGGGCTTAATAGTGAGGTGGCTCTCAGACCCCGACAACCTGAACCAGCTGGTGGTCAGCCAGCTGGACAGAGTGACCCCCAAAAGCTCAGTGGAGGACCTGTGTGGGTCCGATCTGGATTTGACCTCTCTGGCGTCGCAGGAGGGTGACGGCAGTGAAGT gAGCTTTGAGGAATCAGGTTCATCAACCAGCACCAAGACCAAGACCAAAactagag CCAACAAGATAAAACAAGGATGGTCAAAAATTGTCGACAAGATGAAATCCAAGAGagccaagaagaaaaagatgaagatggtggaggcggagctggTGATGCGAATCATGGCGCTCCAGGAAAACGAGGAGGACGTCAGCAGCAGGGAGGGCTCCATTCACAGTCTGCAGGAGTCTGACAGG GAGGACAGCGATCTGGAGAATTACATGACAAGTGTCCAGGAAGACATGATGGAATTCAAGCTGTCGTACGAGATGTGGCGCGTGGGCCGCTGGGCTGTCAGCATTCCTCAA GCCGGTCTGGAGGATGATGAGCTGACCTTCACCGTgcacgtggaggaggaggagagcccaGAGAACCTGCAGTGGGACATCAAGAAGACCTACATGGACGTTATCCACTTCCGGAACAGGTGGCAG gACTCGACCAGCTTGCCAAGCATTACAGCGCTGGCGTCTGAGCTGGAGGTCAACGCCGAGGTCAACGCCGAGGTCACCGCCGAGGTCACCGAAGACACCAGAGCAGCTGTGGAACGCTTCCTGCAG GAATTAGTTTCTGATCATGTGATCGGACACACTCAGCCGgtcttccagttcctctgcCCTCTTGACACACTGCTGAATGAAGATGAGCACTATGGAGGCGTTTGGGGCCTCCTCAGCGGTTTGGCCTACTTCCTGACTCCAggtcaggaggaagaagag AGCTCCAGTCCTCAGACAGAGGGGGTGAAAGAAAGACCCTCTTTAAATCCAGAATCCACTGACCCTCCTGAGATCCCAGGAACCTCTTCAGGGAAGAGCAACGGCGTTCCAGGCGCTACGATCCCGACTATAATCGTCTCGGAGTATGAACCTGTTccagagcaggtggaggaaaCGAAGCCTGAGCAGGAGCCTCGGTCAGCAGGAACCTGCTCGGAGGATAAAACGGAGGATTCTGACAATCCCCTGACCCactttaaaatgatatttaaaGGACTGAGCAGGTCCCGCTCTCAAGAGTCCTTGAGCAAAACCACCAGCGAAGAAGACCCGCCCCAGCCGGACGTCTCGCCACGCTGCGGCCAGAACGGCGCGATCCGTGGGGAAACCTCTGAAGGCTCTGCCTGGCGTCACTTCAATTCGCGTTtaaacaaaaaggagaaaacgACGTTCAAGGTGTTGGGTGGAGCTACCAAGGCTAAAGGCAGAGAAGGTGGGACTTTGCCAAGAGGGGAAGACTCCCAGTGTCAAAAAAGCCAGGTCAACTGGGAGCAAATGGAGGCGACCAAAGCCATATTTGATCTGCTAAAGGAAATATCTG GAAACTCCATCCTTCTCAACATATTCGATGCCATTCTGAAACCCGTCATGCCCATCCTGAAAAA GAAAGTGAACTCCTTCCTGGACAAGATGAACCCCACCGAAGCGCAGATGGCCTCTTACATCGACCTGATGTGTGGGAAACTGTGGCCGGAGCCTCCTTCAGCGGCAGCTGCTGCCCCTCGCaccgaggaggagaagagcgagAGCAGGGAGAGAGCTCACGGTCTCATCAGTGCCAGAT ATTCCAACTACATCATCCTGAAGAAGACGGATATGGAAACTGTTTTTAACATCTTCCAAAACTGTGAGGAGAATAAAACACTGGTGTAT ATGCTCCTGTCATTCCTGTTGAGGGAACTATTTCCTGATGAACACTCCCTGAGTCTGAGCGCGGCTGCCCTTCAGAAGGGAACCAGCTGCACACACTGA
- the slc25a5 gene encoding ADP/ATP translocase 2, with product MTDTAISFAKDFLAGGIAAAISKTAVAPIERVKLLLQVQHASKQIAVDQQYKGIIDCVVRIPKEQGFLSFWRGNLANVIRYFPTQALNFAFKDKYKKIFLDGVDKRTQFWRYFAGNLASGGAAGATSLCFVYPLDFARTRLAADVGKASAEREFKGLGDCLVKISKSDGIKGLYQGFSVSVQGIIIYRAAYFGVYDTAKGMLPDPKNTHIVVSWMIAQTVTAVAGLVSYPFDTVRRRMMMQSGRKGADIMYSGTMDCWRKIARDEGTNAFFKGAWSNVLRGMGGAFVLVLYDELKKVI from the exons ATGACTGACACCGCTATCTCATTCGCCAAGGACTTCCTGGCCGGTGGCATTGCCGCGGCCATCTCCAAAACAGCTGTAGCCCCCATCGAGAGAGTCAAGCTTCTGCTCCAG GTACAACATGCAAGCAAGCAGATTGCAGTGGACCAGCAGTACAAAGGGATCATCGACTGCGTTGTCCGTATTCCCAAAGAGCAGGGATTCCTCTCCTTCTGGAGAGGGAACCTGGCCAATGTCATCCGGTACTTCCCCACGCAGGCCCTCAACTTTGCTTTCAAGGACAAATACAAGAAGATTTTCCTTGACGGTGTAGACAAGCGCACCCAGTTCTGGAGATACTTTGCAGGCAACCTGGCGTCTGGCGGCGCCGCCGGGGCCACCTCGCTCTGTTTCGTCTACCCCCTCGACTTCGCCAGAACGCGTCTGGCTGCCGACGTGGGCAAAGCCTCGGCGGAGCGCGAGTTCAAAGGCCTGGGTGACTGTCTGGTGAAGATCAGCAAGTCTGACGGCATCAAGGGTCTGTACCAGGGCTTCAGCGTCTCTGTCCAGGGCATCATCATCTACAGAGCGGCTTACTTTGGCGTGTACGACACGGCCAAGG GAATGCTTCCCGAccccaagaacacacacattgttGTGAGCTGGATGATCGCGCAGACGGTGACGGCGGTGGCCGGCCTCGTGTCCTACCCCTTCGACACCGTCCGTCGGCGCATGATGATGCAGTCTGGGCGCAAAGGAG CTGACATCATGTACAGCGGCACCATGGACTGCTGGAGGAAGATCGCGCGTGATGAGGGCACCAACGCCTTCTTCAAGGGAGCCTGGTCTAATGTGCTCAGAGGCATGGGTGGCGCCTTTGTTCTTGTCCTGTATGACGAGCTAAAGAAAGTCATCTAA